The Phyllopteryx taeniolatus isolate TA_2022b chromosome 17, UOR_Ptae_1.2, whole genome shotgun sequence genome window below encodes:
- the gltpd2b gene encoding glycolipid transfer protein domain-containing protein 2, translating into MGVKSKAALAIGVLLLFLGSLWLHGGLDSHWDACGKGYNQVNESPRQRANSSGSRGSAGHRHLQECPGQTFQVSLLLSHLLASPAVASDVLLRPYLSSWDELVKFMEALGPMVGLISKEIQSKTSIIRELALLAEANPEAEVNPENTAGPEAGAGTLHPSQRSGAYRSVRSMIWVELRRGSVDFDRQTDSGCRTLLRLHRALLWLERFLDKLAEIPAAGLLRSPSELCREAYGTTLANHHTWFARRAAELAFIAMPERGFFFRLMCVQNQEELSTVLGRVVRAIGVVYDRTQKALEENGMLDLP; encoded by the exons ATGGGAGTGAAGAGCAAGGCCGCCTTGGCGATCGGCGTCCTGCTGCTGTTCCTCGGCAGCCTCTGGCTCC ATGGCGGTTTGGATTCCCACTGGGATGcgtgtggaaaaggttacaatCAAGTCAATGAG TCACCGCGCCAGCGGGCCAACAGCAGCGGCTCCCGAGGCTCGGCGGGCCACCGGCACCTGCAGGAGTGCCCCGGGCAGACCTTCCAGGTGTCGCTGCTGCTCAGCCACCTGCTGGCGTCACCGGCCGTCGCCTCTGATGTGCTGCTTCGGCCTTATCTGTCCAGCTGGGACGAGCTCGTCAA GTTTATGGAGGCTCTGGGCCCCATGGTCGGCCTGATATCTAAAGAAATACAAAGCAAGACCTCAATTATCCGGGAGTTGGCCCTTCTAGCTGAGGCCAACCCCGAAGCAGAGGTCAATCCCGAAAACACCGCGGGCCCGGAGGCCGGAGCGGGAACTCTGCACCCCTCGCAGCGTTCCGGTGCTTACCGCTCGGTGCGTTCCATGATCTGGGTGGAGCTGAGACGAGGCTCGGTGGACTTCGACCGCCAGACGGACTCCGGATGCCGGACTCTTCTCCGATTGCACCGAGCTCTGCTTTGGCTCGAGCGCTTTCTGGACAAGCTGGCCGAGATCCCGGCGGCGGGCCTGCTCAGGAGCCCGTCGGAGCTGTGCCGGGAGGCCTACGGGACCACGCTGGCCAACCACCACACCTGGTTTGCGCGCAGGGCTGCCGAGCTGGCCTTCATCGCCATGCCCGAGAGGGGCTTCTTCTTCAGGCTGATGTGTGTGCAGAACCAGGAGGAGCTGAGCACAGTTCTGGGACGGGTGGTCCGGGCCATCGGGGTGGTCTATGACAGGACGCAGAAAGCGCTGGAGGAGAATGGCATGCTAGATTTGccataa